A genome region from Desulfobacterales bacterium includes the following:
- a CDS encoding DUF1501 domain-containing protein: MISRRQFLKVATIGGLSLAIPPLVCRHEAQAALPDTLNYNAPAMVPQIIHIFLYGGPSELAGNLTNIEEIATNSQNPYPSSLNPNIANNDITANNLWGSAGGDIMEQLLASGEMSLYRTINRIKDDNKGHGRCIAQNLLGNLDLSNPGIATTLAAVLERFNPFGKAVDELRLPFVSFEGDSRVFSSGDLDIPQTLKPLSLDANFNNPYARSDNNFLNAANDQKLEDLAQSESNLFPQFDKVNSAFIKRAELSDFIESSFNSAKIIEDLPVDPSTGQKLQYPNTNFGNRLLAAVSLAIKNPESVFISLGSGGLGGWDDHSESLSRYPNRIQLLMGALQVASRHLALMEANNIVINVFGDFGRNVNVNDSQGWDHGNNQNLYTFGGADIPGRALGKLVGKTQRIGTAFQNRQFTSPTDDSYQCEPFAIASTIFKYFGVQNPEVLTGEPAIDESDNIPDERV, translated from the coding sequence ATGATTTCCAGAAGGCAATTTTTAAAAGTCGCCACCATCGGAGGCCTTTCCTTGGCAATACCGCCGCTGGTCTGTAGGCATGAAGCCCAGGCAGCCCTTCCCGATACGCTCAATTATAATGCACCGGCGATGGTCCCCCAAATTATTCATATATTTTTATACGGTGGGCCTTCGGAACTGGCCGGCAATTTGACCAACATCGAAGAAATTGCCACCAATTCGCAAAATCCTTATCCGTCCAGCCTGAATCCGAATATCGCTAACAACGATATTACTGCCAATAACCTCTGGGGCAGCGCCGGTGGCGATATTATGGAGCAGTTGCTAGCCAGCGGTGAAATGTCGCTGTATCGCACCATCAACCGAATTAAAGACGATAACAAAGGCCACGGCCGATGTATCGCCCAGAATCTGCTGGGCAACCTGGATTTGTCCAACCCCGGTATTGCCACCACCCTGGCGGCAGTTCTCGAGCGCTTTAATCCTTTCGGCAAGGCGGTTGATGAGCTCCGGCTGCCATTTGTCAGTTTTGAGGGCGATTCGCGGGTTTTCAGTTCCGGAGATCTGGATATACCCCAGACCTTAAAGCCCTTGTCCCTGGATGCCAATTTCAACAACCCCTATGCACGTTCTGACAATAATTTTTTAAACGCCGCCAATGATCAAAAACTGGAGGATCTGGCCCAAAGTGAGTCGAACCTGTTCCCGCAATTTGACAAAGTCAACAGCGCATTTATCAAACGGGCCGAGCTCTCAGATTTTATTGAAAGCAGCTTTAACAGTGCAAAAATCATTGAAGACCTGCCCGTGGATCCGTCCACCGGCCAAAAACTTCAATACCCCAACACCAATTTCGGCAACCGGCTGCTGGCAGCTGTCAGCCTGGCGATCAAGAACCCGGAAAGTGTTTTTATCAGCCTGGGCAGCGGGGGTCTGGGTGGCTGGGATGATCATTCCGAATCGCTAAGCCGCTATCCAAACCGCATTCAGCTACTGATGGGGGCCCTGCAAGTGGCTTCCCGGCATCTGGCACTAATGGAAGCCAACAACATCGTCATCAATGTATTCGGAGACTTTGGCCGAAATGTGAATGTGAACGACTCCCAGGGGTGGGACCACGGCAACAACCAGAACCTGTATACCTTCGGAGGCGCTGACATTCCCGGTCGCGCCCTGGGAAAACTGGTTGGCAAAACCCAACGTATTGGAACGGCTTTTCAAAATCGGCAATTTACTTCACCGACCGATGACAGCTACCAGTGCGAGCCTTTTGCAATTGCATCGACAATATTTAAATATTTCGGGGTGCAAAACCCTGAGGTGTTGACCGGTGAGCCAGCCATTGATGAATCTGACAACATACCCGATGAACGAGTTTAG
- a CDS encoding MG2 domain-containing protein, giving the protein MKRIHIFFYIALLLLIAAPVGAADIAHPQIRKQAQKAYADGNWRDAFELYRQLSLDTDADPKMVGPDFNQAWQCLRQLKQLNQLDEYREAVIEQHAANWRLLLAAARSYSHNTHWGYMIAGEFRRGHHRGGGKYINAVARDRVRAMQLLQLAMAPAESDPQKTEVAQFYMAFAQIVQQQRGTNQSWRLQYLTDLNRLPDYAPGYGPAYGRRTVFAPVDAEGQPIYHHIPKNFTSAVSDGERWRWLLSRAVALDPTLKASVDNTWATFLHQQFGVQTLANVGILYGRGRPFNKETKQKDESGAYAVHTLNDQETIARLAVGVRRFDLPAGFNFIQLYKQILDGHNSSQAANAARALAQIHENRRQYDRAGHYWQRYKTYNRSAAQKRIDQITQNWGMFESSSTQPAGTTPRVDYRYRNGRMVTFSAQRIRVKRLLEDVKAYIRSEKRRLDWQRINLNNIGWRIVNANQTRYVGQHVATWKLALEPDVRHWDRHVSVEFPDALKKAGAYLVTARMQSGNIARIIIWVSDTVIVKKPLKQQMLYYVADAVSGKALAGVDLEFFGYRTRSIKGTNRYRVIHRELNKVTDANGLVIVEPDQMAQNMNWLATATTRQGRLAFLGFSNVWYPNYYDSGYNQTKTLIMTDRPVYRPAQTVKFKAWVRHARYDKEDTSSFAGQHFTVRIHNPKSEQIYSQRLTADAYGGIAGEFNIPPEAPLGVYRISHGRSSAYGGQTFRVEEYKKPEFEVRVEAPTEPIMLGEKITATIKAAYYFGSAVTEARVKYKVLRTVHDSRWYPQFYWDWFYGPGYWWYAYDYPWYPGWQEWGCLRPIWSWWPHWPQQPPEIVADGEVDIGPDGTVRIPIDTALAKLIHGDSDQRYTIKAEVRDQSRRTIVGQGQVLVARKPFKVYAWLDRGHYQVGDTIRASFKAQTLSQSPVSGKGRLKLLRITYPNDQPREDEVASWDLNTDEQGEAGMQIQASRSGQYRLSYSVRDAKGHAIEGGYIFTVRGAGDDGAGYRFAKIELIADKAEYAPGDTVRLQINTDQKGATVVLFVRPVNGIYLAPRVITPVGKSARETIQISKKDMPNFFVEAFTVYGGKVHTEIREIVVPPEKRVLSVSVAPAHQDYRPGQTAKLKVQLTDYNGEPFQGSAVISVYDRAVEYISGGSNVPEIRSFFWKWRRQHQSYRESNLTRWFANLLKKDETPMRPIGVFGNLMQPVTPGKGTRDEHKKARSQATLEAGVARAPAPAEAGEAAPVLHSKMHAADRFADKEGQAAAPEDLAQPEVRTQFADTAFWSANITTDAQGMAAVAFKMPENLTGWQAKVWAMGHGTQVGQGEARLVTRKDLIVRLQAPRFFVETDEVVLSANVHNYLKRRKFAKVSLELDSGCLVLIKGQQQTQSVFVDANGETRVDWRVKVIKEGEAVVSMQALTDEESDAMQMRFPVYVHGMVKQVPKSGVIRNDQTQARILFKVPAARRVDQSRLELRYSPTLAGAMVDALPYLVSYPYGCTEQTLNRFLPTVITQQTLKRMGVDLADIQNKRTNLNAQEIGDDTRRAAQWQRYDHNPVFDADEVAAMITAGVRRLIAMQLSDGGWGWFSGYGERSYPHTTALVVHGLQIARQNGVTISDTVIDRGIQWLKDYQAKEIERLRLWDRTRKKGKSQADNLDAFVYMVLTDAAAENQTMRAYLYRDRKRLAVYAKAMYALALVTVEDHEKLAMVIKNIEQFLVIDDENQTAYLDLPNHHYWWYWYGSEYEAHAYYLKLLARTDPAGKKAPGLVKYLLNNRKHATYWNSTRDTAVIVEAFADYLAASGEAAPDLTLDLFFNDQKVKTVRINAQNLFTFDNKWVLEGKQIPGGTQSLTLKKSGRGPIYFNAYLDYFSLEDFITKEGLEIKVERRVFRLTEIDKKIKDVGSRGQVIDRRVEKYERQPLKNKAVLQSGELVEVELLIDSKNDYEYLVFEDMKAAGFEPVEVRSGYTGNEMGAYVEFRDQKVAFFVRRLARGRHSVSYRLRAEIPGKFSALPTRAYAMYAPELKANSDEIKLVIRDQ; this is encoded by the coding sequence ATGAAACGGATCCATATCTTTTTTTATATAGCGCTGCTTTTGCTGATCGCCGCACCGGTCGGGGCTGCAGACATCGCCCACCCTCAAATTCGCAAACAGGCCCAAAAAGCTTATGCCGATGGCAACTGGCGGGATGCCTTTGAGCTGTATCGCCAACTGAGTCTGGACACCGACGCTGACCCCAAAATGGTTGGGCCGGATTTTAACCAGGCCTGGCAGTGCCTACGCCAGCTCAAACAGTTAAACCAGCTGGACGAATACCGTGAAGCGGTCATTGAGCAACATGCGGCCAATTGGCGTTTGCTACTGGCTGCAGCCCGCAGCTACAGCCACAACACCCACTGGGGCTATATGATCGCCGGAGAATTTCGGCGGGGTCATCATCGGGGCGGTGGGAAATATATCAACGCCGTTGCCCGCGACCGGGTGCGCGCCATGCAGCTTCTGCAGCTGGCCATGGCGCCGGCTGAATCAGATCCGCAAAAAACGGAAGTGGCCCAGTTTTACATGGCATTTGCCCAGATCGTTCAGCAGCAGCGCGGAACCAACCAGTCCTGGCGCCTGCAGTATTTAACCGATCTGAACCGCCTGCCGGACTATGCGCCCGGTTACGGACCTGCCTATGGCCGGCGCACCGTATTCGCCCCGGTGGATGCTGAGGGTCAGCCGATTTATCATCACATTCCAAAAAATTTCACATCCGCGGTCTCTGATGGAGAGCGCTGGCGCTGGTTGCTGTCCAGAGCGGTGGCACTGGATCCGACGCTCAAAGCCAGTGTCGACAACACCTGGGCCACTTTTTTACACCAGCAATTTGGTGTTCAAACCCTGGCAAATGTCGGTATTCTCTACGGCCGCGGGCGCCCCTTTAATAAGGAAACGAAGCAGAAAGATGAAAGCGGCGCATATGCCGTGCACACTTTAAACGATCAAGAAACCATCGCCAGACTGGCGGTCGGCGTCCGCCGCTTTGATCTGCCCGCAGGTTTTAATTTCATTCAGTTGTATAAGCAGATCCTTGATGGTCACAACAGCAGCCAGGCCGCAAATGCCGCCCGGGCGCTGGCTCAAATCCATGAAAACCGGAGGCAATACGATCGCGCCGGACACTACTGGCAACGGTACAAAACATACAACCGCTCCGCTGCCCAAAAGCGAATTGATCAAATCACCCAAAACTGGGGTATGTTTGAATCCAGCAGTACACAGCCTGCCGGCACAACCCCCCGGGTTGATTATCGCTATCGCAACGGCCGCATGGTGACATTCAGCGCCCAGCGTATCCGGGTCAAGCGGCTACTTGAAGATGTAAAGGCCTATATCCGCTCTGAAAAACGGCGACTGGACTGGCAACGCATCAATCTCAACAACATTGGCTGGCGCATCGTCAATGCAAACCAGACCCGCTATGTCGGTCAGCATGTGGCAACCTGGAAACTGGCCCTGGAGCCTGACGTGCGTCACTGGGACCGGCACGTCAGCGTTGAATTTCCCGATGCCCTTAAAAAGGCCGGTGCCTATCTGGTAACCGCCCGGATGCAAAGCGGCAATATTGCCCGCATCATCATCTGGGTAAGCGATACGGTTATCGTTAAAAAGCCGCTCAAGCAGCAGATGCTGTATTATGTCGCCGACGCAGTCAGCGGCAAAGCCCTGGCCGGTGTTGACCTTGAATTTTTCGGCTACCGCACCCGTTCGATTAAAGGAACCAATCGCTACCGGGTCATTCACCGGGAGTTAAACAAGGTTACCGACGCCAACGGTCTGGTCATTGTCGAGCCGGACCAAATGGCTCAAAATATGAACTGGCTGGCAACTGCAACCACGCGGCAGGGCCGCCTGGCCTTTTTGGGTTTTTCAAATGTCTGGTATCCAAATTATTATGATAGTGGATACAACCAGACCAAAACCCTGATCATGACCGACCGCCCGGTGTATCGACCGGCCCAAACGGTAAAGTTCAAAGCCTGGGTGCGGCACGCCCGCTATGACAAGGAGGATACGTCCAGCTTTGCCGGCCAGCACTTTACGGTTCGTATTCATAATCCCAAAAGCGAACAAATCTATTCGCAACGCCTGACAGCCGACGCCTATGGGGGCATCGCGGGAGAATTTAACATACCGCCTGAAGCCCCATTGGGTGTTTATCGCATCTCCCACGGGCGCAGCAGCGCCTATGGCGGGCAGACCTTTCGGGTGGAAGAATACAAAAAACCTGAATTTGAGGTCCGTGTGGAAGCCCCCACAGAACCGATCATGCTGGGCGAAAAAATCACCGCGACCATCAAAGCCGCTTATTACTTCGGCTCTGCAGTCACCGAAGCCAGGGTCAAATACAAAGTCTTGCGAACCGTGCACGACAGCCGCTGGTATCCGCAATTTTACTGGGACTGGTTTTATGGACCCGGTTACTGGTGGTATGCCTATGACTACCCCTGGTACCCGGGCTGGCAGGAATGGGGCTGCCTCAGGCCGATCTGGAGCTGGTGGCCGCACTGGCCCCAACAGCCGCCGGAAATCGTTGCCGATGGTGAAGTTGACATCGGCCCCGACGGCACGGTCCGTATTCCCATCGATACTGCCCTGGCAAAACTGATCCACGGCGACAGCGACCAACGCTATACCATCAAAGCCGAGGTACGGGATCAGTCGCGGCGAACGATCGTCGGACAGGGCCAGGTGCTGGTGGCCCGCAAACCGTTTAAGGTATATGCCTGGTTGGATCGCGGCCACTACCAAGTCGGCGATACGATCCGGGCCAGTTTCAAAGCCCAGACCCTCAGCCAGAGCCCGGTTAGCGGAAAGGGACGGCTCAAGCTGCTGCGCATTACCTACCCAAACGATCAACCCCGGGAAGACGAAGTGGCTAGCTGGGATTTGAACACCGACGAGCAGGGCGAAGCCGGCATGCAGATTCAGGCTTCCCGTTCCGGTCAATACCGGTTGTCCTATAGCGTTCGCGATGCCAAAGGGCATGCCATCGAAGGGGGCTACATTTTTACGGTGCGCGGTGCGGGCGATGACGGTGCCGGCTACCGATTTGCCAAGATCGAACTCATCGCCGACAAAGCCGAATATGCGCCCGGAGACACGGTCCGGCTGCAGATCAATACGGATCAAAAAGGTGCTACGGTGGTATTGTTTGTGCGCCCGGTAAACGGCATCTATTTAGCGCCCAGAGTCATCACACCCGTTGGTAAGAGCGCCCGGGAAACGATACAGATTTCAAAAAAGGATATGCCCAATTTTTTTGTAGAGGCGTTTACGGTATATGGCGGCAAGGTGCACACCGAGATCCGTGAAATTGTGGTGCCTCCCGAAAAGAGGGTACTGAGCGTCAGCGTGGCACCTGCCCATCAAGATTATCGGCCCGGCCAAACCGCTAAACTCAAGGTTCAGCTAACCGATTATAATGGTGAGCCCTTTCAGGGCTCAGCGGTCATCAGTGTTTATGACCGCGCCGTCGAATATATTTCCGGCGGCTCCAATGTACCCGAGATTCGCTCATTTTTCTGGAAATGGCGGCGTCAGCATCAATCCTATCGAGAATCCAATCTCACTCGCTGGTTTGCCAACCTGCTTAAAAAAGATGAAACCCCCATGAGGCCCATCGGCGTCTTCGGAAATCTCATGCAGCCCGTTACGCCTGGAAAGGGAACACGGGACGAACATAAAAAAGCCCGCTCCCAGGCGACCCTTGAGGCAGGAGTTGCCAGAGCCCCGGCGCCGGCCGAGGCCGGTGAAGCCGCACCCGTTTTACATTCTAAAATGCATGCGGCCGACCGGTTCGCCGACAAGGAGGGTCAGGCTGCAGCACCCGAAGACCTGGCCCAACCCGAGGTGCGCACCCAATTTGCCGATACGGCTTTCTGGTCAGCCAACATCACCACCGATGCCCAGGGGATGGCAGCGGTTGCCTTTAAAATGCCTGAAAACCTGACCGGCTGGCAGGCCAAAGTATGGGCCATGGGGCACGGCACCCAGGTCGGCCAGGGGGAAGCCAGGTTGGTGACCCGCAAGGATTTGATTGTGCGCCTGCAGGCCCCCCGGTTTTTTGTGGAAACCGATGAGGTCGTGCTGTCGGCCAACGTTCACAATTATCTAAAACGGCGCAAATTTGCTAAGGTTTCACTGGAACTGGACAGCGGTTGCCTGGTCTTGATCAAAGGCCAGCAACAAACCCAATCGGTCTTTGTCGACGCCAACGGCGAAACACGCGTAGACTGGCGTGTTAAAGTCATCAAAGAAGGTGAGGCCGTGGTGAGCATGCAGGCGCTCACCGATGAAGAATCCGATGCCATGCAGATGCGCTTTCCAGTCTACGTCCACGGCATGGTCAAGCAGGTGCCCAAAAGTGGCGTCATCCGCAACGATCAGACCCAGGCCCGGATTCTGTTTAAGGTGCCCGCCGCCCGGCGGGTGGACCAATCCCGCCTGGAGCTGCGCTATTCACCTACTCTGGCCGGCGCTATGGTGGATGCCCTGCCGTATCTGGTCAGTTATCCTTACGGCTGCACCGAACAAACCTTAAACCGCTTTTTACCGACGGTGATCACCCAGCAAACCTTAAAACGCATGGGGGTTGATCTGGCCGATATTCAAAACAAACGCACCAATTTAAATGCCCAGGAAATCGGTGACGACACCCGGCGGGCCGCGCAGTGGCAACGCTATGACCACAACCCGGTGTTTGACGCGGATGAAGTGGCCGCCATGATCACTGCCGGGGTCAGGCGCCTGATCGCCATGCAGCTTTCCGACGGCGGCTGGGGTTGGTTTAGCGGTTACGGTGAGCGGTCCTATCCCCACACCACCGCCCTGGTCGTTCATGGGCTGCAGATCGCCCGACAAAACGGGGTGACCATCTCCGACACGGTTATCGATCGGGGCATTCAGTGGCTCAAAGACTATCAGGCCAAAGAAATCGAGCGCCTGCGGCTTTGGGACCGCACCCGCAAGAAAGGAAAATCCCAGGCCGACAACCTGGATGCTTTTGTCTACATGGTATTGACCGATGCAGCGGCCGAAAATCAAACGATGCGTGCGTACCTGTATCGTGATCGCAAACGGTTGGCGGTATATGCCAAAGCCATGTACGCTCTGGCGCTGGTCACCGTCGAGGATCATGAAAAGCTGGCCATGGTCATTAAAAATATCGAGCAGTTTCTGGTCATTGATGACGAGAATCAAACGGCTTACCTGGACCTTCCCAACCACCATTACTGGTGGTACTGGTACGGCTCCGAATACGAGGCCCACGCCTATTATCTGAAGCTGTTGGCGCGCACCGATCCGGCCGGTAAGAAAGCGCCCGGCCTGGTCAAATATCTGCTCAACAATCGCAAACATGCTACCTATTGGAACAGTACCCGGGATACGGCCGTGATCGTGGAAGCGTTTGCCGATTATCTGGCCGCCAGCGGTGAGGCTGCACCGGATCTAACCCTGGACCTCTTTTTTAACGACCAAAAAGTAAAAACCGTCCGGATCAATGCCCAGAACCTGTTTACCTTTGACAACAAATGGGTGCTGGAAGGCAAACAGATTCCGGGTGGCACCCAGTCTTTGACATTGAAAAAATCAGGCCGGGGTCCGATCTATTTTAATGCCTATCTGGATTATTTTTCCCTGGAAGACTTTATCACCAAAGAAGGTCTGGAGATCAAAGTTGAGCGCCGAGTGTTTCGCCTAACAGAAATCGACAAAAAAATTAAAGATGTCGGCTCGCGCGGGCAGGTAATTGACCGCCGGGTGGAAAAATACGAACGTCAGCCGCTTAAAAATAAGGCCGTCTTGCAAAGCGGCGAGCTGGTTGAAGTTGAGCTGCTCATTGACAGCAAAAACGATTATGAATACCTGGTCTTTGAGGACATGAAGGCCGCCGGCTTTGAACCCGTTGAGGTGCGCAGCGGCTATACCGGAAATGAAATGGGCGCCTATGTGGAATTTCGCGATCAGAAGGTGGCCTTTTTTGTGCGCCGACTGGCACGCGGCAGGCACAGCGTCAGCTATCGGCTGCGGGCGGAGATCCCTGGTAAATTCAGTGCGTTGCCCACTAGGGCATATGCCATGTATGCACCGGAGCTGAAGGCCAATTCAGATGAAATTAAGCTGGTCATCCGAGATCAATAG
- a CDS encoding SLC13 family permease, whose product MTPEIVLVLSILAVAIVFLISEWLPMEVTALLALGAVALTGLVSPVEALAGFSNPAVVTVWAVFILSGGLTRTGVANVIGRFVLRLAGNSQTIMVIVIMITAGVMSAIMNNVAVAALMLPVVMDIARHTGSAPSRLLMPLAYGSLLGGLTTQIGTPPNILVTNALQDAGLEPYSFFDFTPIGLVIMFGGIAVMTFIGRYLLPQRDVAKESSRTNTVDWGSDDDSGEQLFKVRIPADSNLINKTLADSRMGSVLGWNVIGITRKERTVLAPGPTDVLQADDLLTVEGRIENLDDMKNWQQLIVEDKKIDVTEPYSDEIKIGEVHLPPASQYIGKTLNVLGFRDQFGANVLAIHRNGSTKRTHLSDEPLLPNDRLLVAGQQERLEQLGKKSGFDQFRFVPRQELIDVFHLHERLMVMRVPPDSPLAGKTLKQSRLGDALGSRVLGIMRGNDPIVMPEPHEILQAGDRLAVEGRLRDFKELGDLEKLQIERRTRPDIQSLVTDNVGVVEVILSPQTTLVGKTLRQLNFREKYGLNVLAIWRGGKAFRSDLRDMDLRFGDAILLLGPRNKLQLLGREPDFVVLTEMAQREVRQEKMNISILIMAAVLFPVIMGWVPIYIAAVVGAAVMVMCGCLTMEEAYRQIEWKAVFLIAGMLPLGTALDQTGAARMIAEGVVALVGPFGPTAVMFGLVSLTFAATCFVPTAALVVLMAPIVLNTAATLGLSPHALLMGVAMAASASFMTPISHPANILVMGPGGYRFLDYIKVGGLLTLVVLLIIVFVLPFFWPLTG is encoded by the coding sequence GTGACGCCGGAAATTGTGCTGGTATTGTCGATCCTGGCCGTAGCGATCGTATTTTTGATCAGCGAATGGCTCCCGATGGAGGTCACCGCCCTGCTGGCGCTGGGGGCTGTGGCCTTAACCGGTCTGGTTAGCCCGGTTGAAGCGCTGGCCGGATTTAGCAACCCGGCGGTTGTTACCGTGTGGGCGGTTTTCATTCTAAGCGGCGGTTTAACCCGAACCGGCGTTGCCAATGTCATCGGTCGATTTGTGCTGCGCCTGGCGGGCAACAGTCAAACAATTATGGTTATCGTCATCATGATCACCGCCGGTGTGATGTCGGCCATTATGAACAATGTGGCGGTGGCCGCCCTGATGCTGCCGGTGGTCATGGATATCGCCCGCCACACCGGCAGCGCGCCCTCCCGGTTGTTGATGCCCCTGGCATATGGTTCGCTGCTCGGCGGTCTCACCACCCAGATCGGCACGCCCCCCAACATCCTGGTCACCAATGCCCTGCAGGATGCAGGGCTTGAGCCTTACTCATTCTTTGATTTTACGCCTATCGGCCTGGTGATTATGTTTGGCGGCATTGCGGTAATGACCTTTATCGGCCGTTACCTTCTGCCGCAACGCGATGTGGCCAAGGAATCATCCCGCACCAATACGGTGGACTGGGGGTCCGATGACGATTCAGGAGAGCAATTGTTTAAAGTACGAATTCCAGCGGACTCAAATCTGATCAACAAGACCCTGGCTGACAGCCGTATGGGATCTGTTTTGGGCTGGAATGTGATTGGTATTACCCGCAAGGAGCGCACTGTTTTGGCCCCCGGCCCCACTGATGTTTTACAGGCCGATGACCTGTTGACCGTTGAAGGCCGTATTGAAAATTTAGATGACATGAAAAACTGGCAGCAGTTAATTGTGGAAGATAAAAAAATCGATGTTACCGAGCCCTATTCAGATGAGATCAAAATCGGTGAAGTGCACCTGCCGCCCGCTTCCCAGTACATCGGCAAGACCCTAAATGTTTTGGGTTTTCGCGATCAATTCGGCGCCAATGTGCTGGCCATACACCGTAACGGCAGCACCAAACGCACCCATCTGTCGGATGAACCTCTGCTGCCGAATGATCGACTGCTGGTGGCAGGGCAACAGGAGCGCCTGGAGCAGCTCGGGAAAAAATCCGGTTTCGATCAATTTCGTTTTGTCCCCCGGCAGGAACTGATCGATGTCTTTCACCTGCATGAGCGCCTGATGGTCATGCGGGTGCCGCCGGATTCACCGCTGGCCGGAAAAACACTTAAACAGAGCCGTTTGGGAGATGCGCTCGGCAGCCGAGTTTTGGGTATCATGCGGGGCAATGATCCCATCGTGATGCCCGAGCCTCACGAAATCCTGCAGGCTGGTGATCGGCTGGCGGTCGAAGGGCGTCTGCGGGATTTTAAAGAGTTGGGTGACCTTGAAAAGCTACAAATTGAAAGACGCACCCGTCCGGATATCCAGTCATTGGTAACAGACAATGTGGGCGTGGTTGAGGTCATCCTATCCCCCCAGACGACGCTGGTGGGCAAAACCCTGCGCCAGCTAAACTTCCGCGAAAAATACGGTTTAAATGTACTGGCCATATGGCGTGGTGGAAAGGCTTTTCGGTCGGATTTGCGGGATATGGACCTGCGCTTCGGAGATGCCATCCTACTGCTGGGCCCGCGCAATAAACTCCAGCTGCTGGGCCGCGAGCCGGATTTTGTGGTCCTGACGGAAATGGCGCAACGGGAAGTGCGTCAGGAAAAGATGAACATCTCGATTTTGATCATGGCCGCGGTGCTGTTTCCGGTGATTATGGGCTGGGTGCCCATTTACATTGCTGCCGTGGTCGGGGCTGCTGTGATGGTTATGTGCGGTTGTCTGACCATGGAAGAAGCCTATCGGCAGATTGAATGGAAGGCTGTTTTTCTGATCGCCGGTATGCTGCCGCTGGGCACGGCCCTGGATCAGACCGGCGCTGCCCGGATGATCGCCGAAGGGGTAGTCGCACTGGTGGGTCCTTTCGGGCCCACGGCGGTGATGTTCGGCCTGGTGAGCCTCACCTTTGCAGCCACCTGTTTTGTGCCCACGGCCGCCCTGGTGGTTTTAATGGCGCCCATCGTTTTAAATACCGCCGCCACATTGGGCCTGTCGCCGCATGCCCTGCTCATGGGGGTGGCCATGGCCGCTTCGGCCAGTTTTATGACCCCCATATCGCACCCGGCCAACATCCTGGTGATGGGGCCGGGGGGCTATCGTTTTTTGGATTATATCAAAGTCGGCGGTCTGCTGACCCTGGTCGTTTTACTGATCATTGTTTTTGTTTTGCCGTTTTTCTGGCCGCTGACCGGATGA
- a CDS encoding M48 family metalloprotease — protein MTNKFLNLWILAVCLICLSCATTSVPKIKPGETPAPETDEGGLWMMMDRMEENLKTSGRIETDPALNAYVHRIICKLEPDFCDDLRFYIVKTPHFNAMMAPNGYMEIWTGLMLRAQNEAQLAYVVGHEIGHYQERHSLERWRAVRNTTTALAFVRIAASAAGAGYAGDIASFAALFGLLAYSRDQERESDDIGIDLMADAGYDVHEAPKIWQALIEEHDAAEHPEQFILFSTHPTSSERVETLQKMADVLESHGIYGQSFQSEYLAAIRPFRGQWLKNELRKRDYAASEVVLKHLLIAADNAGELYFYQGELYRMRAQEGDLEKAIASYQKALNYDHYPPVVLRSLGLLFWKTQKIEDAKESFNNYLVVDPAAPDAEMVKSYLKELESNE, from the coding sequence ATGACCAATAAGTTTTTAAACCTCTGGATTCTGGCGGTTTGCTTGATCTGTCTGTCCTGTGCCACCACTTCGGTGCCGAAGATCAAACCCGGTGAAACACCGGCTCCGGAAACCGATGAGGGCGGTCTATGGATGATGATGGATCGCATGGAAGAAAATTTAAAGACATCCGGCCGCATCGAAACCGACCCTGCGCTCAACGCTTATGTGCACCGCATTATTTGCAAACTCGAGCCCGATTTTTGTGACGACCTGCGCTTTTATATTGTCAAAACACCCCATTTTAACGCCATGATGGCCCCCAACGGCTACATGGAAATCTGGACCGGTCTGATGCTGAGAGCCCAGAACGAAGCCCAGCTGGCCTATGTGGTGGGTCATGAAATCGGCCACTACCAGGAGCGCCATTCACTGGAGCGCTGGCGAGCTGTGCGCAATACCACCACCGCTCTGGCTTTTGTGCGGATTGCGGCTTCAGCCGCCGGTGCAGGGTATGCCGGCGACATAGCCTCTTTCGCAGCCCTTTTTGGCCTTCTGGCTTACAGTCGGGATCAGGAGCGCGAATCCGACGACATCGGTATTGATCTTATGGCGGATGCCGGCTATGACGTCCATGAAGCGCCCAAAATATGGCAGGCATTAATCGAAGAACATGATGCCGCCGAACACCCCGAGCAATTCATTCTTTTTTCCACCCACCCCACTTCCTCCGAAAGGGTGGAGACCCTGCAAAAAATGGCCGACGTGCTGGAATCCCATGGCATCTACGGGCAATCTTTTCAAAGTGAGTATTTAGCTGCCATCCGCCCCTTTCGGGGCCAATGGTTAAAAAATGAATTGCGCAAACGGGATTATGCCGCCAGTGAGGTGGTGCTCAAGCATTTGCTCATCGCCGCCGACAATGCCGGAGAGTTGTATTTTTATCAGGGTGAACTCTATCGCATGCGGGCCCAGGAAGGCGACCTCGAAAAGGCCATTGCCAGCTATCAAAAGGCCTTAAATTATGACCATTACCCGCCCGTCGTCCTGCGGTCTCTCGGATTGCTGTTCTGGAAGACCCAAAAAATCGAGGATGCTAAAGAATCATTTAACAATTATCTGGTGGTAGATCCGGCTGCGCCCGATGCTGAAATGGTCAAATCCTATTTAAAGGAGCTTGAATCAAATGAGTAA